From the Pungitius pungitius chromosome 6, fPunPun2.1, whole genome shotgun sequence genome, one window contains:
- the LOC119196164 gene encoding monocyte chemotactic protein 1B-like encodes MAAARLTLSVLVLILAAATLTEGLRGAGPKRCCFRFNENEVPVDNVVGYVRTSQRCSKSAILLQTVARRSLCVRPSAPWVKELISHLDAKSVQGERSNL; translated from the exons ATGGCCGCTGCTCGTCTGACTCTGTCCGTGTTGGTGCTGATCCTGGCTGCTGCTACTCTGACTGAAG GCCTGCGTGGCGCCGGCCCAAAGAGATGCTGCTTCCGTTTCAATGAGAACGAGGTGCCCGTTGACAACGTGGTCGGCTACGTCAGGACCAGCCAGCGGTGCTCCAAGTCCGCCATCCT GTTACAGACCGTGGCAAGGCGGAGCCTGTGTGTCAGACCCTCGGCCCCGTGGGTGAAGGAGCTCATCAGCCACCTTGATGCCAAATCTGTCCAAGGAGAGAGGTCCAACCTGTGA